One window from the genome of Bicyclus anynana chromosome 25, ilBicAnyn1.1, whole genome shotgun sequence encodes:
- the LOC128199473 gene encoding uncharacterized protein LOC128199473 — translation MRPCVRKAIATTAFILIHQLVQKKKRKKSKHFWIKTLYKNRFQAGNRIFEELCFDDAESNFTRMNKIEFEHLYSLINAKISKKDTNFREAITARERLLVTLRFLATGDSYTSLQYLFRISKQRISVIVHEVCDALIDVLRDYVKIPSSEEEWLTIAREFETKWNFPHAIAAMDGKHVILQSPINSGNDFDCYKLFPSIVLFALVDANYKFLYVDVGSKGRISDGGVFKNTNLYKKLERRELNIPPPEILQIPYETAVPYFILADKAFALDEYTMKPYEGTPNRGSMERIFNYRLSRARRVVENAFGILSSVFRVLRKPILLEPEKATKVVLTTIYLYNYLRRDQEASQRFTAPGSFDVEAEGTIIPGRWRQDTEMSSMLPIRAMPRRGPTDLKEIRSHLGRHFITNGAIAWQNNYQ, via the exons ATGAGGCCGTGCGTTCGGAAGGCTATCGCCACCACTGCCTTTATACTGATTCATCAACttgtacaaaaaaagaaaagaaaaaaatctaaacatttTTGGATAAAAACGTTATACAAAAACAGATTTCAAGCTGGAAACAGAATATTTGAAGAGCTGTGCTTTGATGACGCAGAAAGCAATTTCACtagaatgaataaaattgaatttgaacatCTGTACTCTCTTATAAACGCCAAAATAAGCAAGAAGGACACAAATTTTCGAGAAGCAATAACCGCAAGGGAAAGATTGTTGGTTACGTTAAGATTTTTGGCCACGGGAGATTCTTATACCAGTTTGCAGTATCTGTTTCGTATATCAAAACAAAGAATATCAGTAATCGTTCATGAAGTTTGTGATGCGTTAATCGATGTGCTAAGGGATTATgttaag ataCCATCATCCGAAGAAGAGTGGCTTACTATAGCAAGAGAATTTGAGACAAAATGGAATTTTCCGCATGCTATTGCAGCAATGGATGGGAAACATGTTATATTACAATCGCCTATAAATAGTGGCAATGATTTCGATTGTTACAAATTGTTTCCCAGTATAGTCCTATTTGCTTTAGTTGACGCCAATTATAAATTCCTGTATGTAGATGTTGGTAGCAAAGGTCGTATATCAGATGGCGGtgtgtttaaaaataccaatttatataaaaaacttgaaaGAAGGGAACTTAATATTCCTCCGCCAGAAATCTTACAAATACCTTATGAAACTGCAGTGCCGTATTTTATTTTGGCCGATAAAGCATTTGCATTGGATGAGTACACAATGAAACCTTATGAAGGTACTCCAAATCGAGGTTCAATGGAAAGGATCTTTAATTACCGACTGTCCAGAGCAAGGAGAGTTGTGGAAAATGCTTTTGGCATTTTAAGTTCTGTGTTCAGAGTATTGAGGAAGCCCATACTATTGGAACCAGAAAAAGCTACAAAAGTCGTGTTAActactatatacttatataactaCTTGCGAAGGGATCAAGAGGCCTCTCAAAGGTTTACTGCCCCGGGATCATTTGATGTCGAAGCTGAAGGAACAATAATACCCGGGCGATGGCGGCAGGATACAGAAATGTCATCAATGCTACCTATTCGAGCTATGCCACGGCGAGGGCCAAcagatttaaaagaaatacgttCACATTTAGGGagacattttattacaaatggagCAATTGCTTGGCAGAATAATTATCAGTAA
- the LOC128199474 gene encoding leukocyte receptor cluster member 8 homolog isoform X2, with amino-acid sequence MNREQCLKLIHLYGEYKLLWDAQCPNYTNRGLREDAWNNINREMNIPIMDLKKKMESLLGSYRRERSREKKSRITGSGRGDIYKSNWYAYEAFSFLGDRNHPGNTQDTLPEDNACHSEIQNDGSQSKTRNDGSENETQNSGSQSETQNQVGNENTVKETRNEYTRAKKRTKRTEPNDLTDNAISEALTLLQQCASDSAASEKHDSYDVYGQYVANELRKYDAFTLAHVKHAINKIIFEADMGAYPSYTGYYTQSYSGLNSSNNTSCLSSSPMPPQSPMPPQSQMPPTSPMPPTSPMPPTPPIPPTSPMPPPPPHPHC; translated from the exons atgaaTAGAGAACAGTGTctcaaattaatacatttatatggAGAATATAAACTACTTTGGGATGCGCAATGTCCTAATTATACCAACAGAGGACTAAGAGAAGATGCGTGGAATAACATAAATCGTGAAATGAACATTCCAataatggatttaaaaaaaaagatggagtCTTTGCTAGGATCCTATAGGAGGGAAAGGTCACGTGAAAAGAAAAGCCGTATCACAGGATCag gtCGTGGTGAcatatataaatcaaattgGTACGCCTATGAAGCTTTCAGCTTCCTGGGCGATAGAAACCATCCAGGAAATACTCAAGATACTTTACCTGAAGAC AATGCATGTCACAGTGAAATTCAAAATGATGGAAGTCAAAGTAAAACTCGAAATGATGGCAGTGAAAATGAAACTCAAAATAGTGGCAGTCAAAGTGAAACTCAAAATCAAGTCGGTAATGAAAATACAGTTAAAGAAACCAGAAATGAATATACGAGAGCAAAGAAGAGAACTAAAAGAACTGAGCCAAATGATTTAACTGATAATGCTATATCAGAAGCCTTAACACTATTACAACAGTGTGCAAGTGATAGTGCTGCTTCGGAAAAACATGACTCCTACGATGTTTATGGGCAATATGTCGCAAATGAGTTGCGAAAATATGACGCTTTTACTTTAGCACATGTAAAGcatgctataaataaaattattttcgaagCGGACATGGGAGCATACCCATCATACACTGGTTATTATACTCAATCATACAGTGGGCTAAACAGTTCCAATAATACGTCTTGTCTTTCTTCCTCACCGATGCCTCCTCAATCACCGATGCCTCCTCAATCACAGATGCCTCCTACCTCACCGATGCCTCCTACCTCACCGATGCCTCCTACCCCACCGATCCCTCCTACCTCACCGATGCCCCCTCCGCCTCCTCATCCTCATTGTTAG
- the LOC128199474 gene encoding formin-B-like isoform X1, with amino-acid sequence MNREQCLKLIHLYGEYKLLWDAQCPNYTNRGLREDAWNNINREMNIPIMDLKKKMESLLGSYRRERSREKKSRITGSGMFMFIIMFSYSHYIFIVSRTNLINLLFITGRGDIYKSNWYAYEAFSFLGDRNHPGNTQDTLPEDNACHSEIQNDGSQSKTRNDGSENETQNSGSQSETQNQVGNENTVKETRNEYTRAKKRTKRTEPNDLTDNAISEALTLLQQCASDSAASEKHDSYDVYGQYVANELRKYDAFTLAHVKHAINKIIFEADMGAYPSYTGYYTQSYSGLNSSNNTSCLSSSPMPPQSPMPPQSQMPPTSPMPPTSPMPPTPPIPPTSPMPPPPPHPHC; translated from the exons atgaaTAGAGAACAGTGTctcaaattaatacatttatatggAGAATATAAACTACTTTGGGATGCGCAATGTCCTAATTATACCAACAGAGGACTAAGAGAAGATGCGTGGAATAACATAAATCGTGAAATGAACATTCCAataatggatttaaaaaaaaagatggagtCTTTGCTAGGATCCTATAGGAGGGAAAGGTCACGTGAAAAGAAAAGCCGTATCACAGGATCaggtatgtttatgtttattattatgttttcgtacagtcattacatatttatagtcAGTcgtacaaatttaattaatttattatttattacaggtCGTGGTGAcatatataaatcaaattgGTACGCCTATGAAGCTTTCAGCTTCCTGGGCGATAGAAACCATCCAGGAAATACTCAAGATACTTTACCTGAAGAC AATGCATGTCACAGTGAAATTCAAAATGATGGAAGTCAAAGTAAAACTCGAAATGATGGCAGTGAAAATGAAACTCAAAATAGTGGCAGTCAAAGTGAAACTCAAAATCAAGTCGGTAATGAAAATACAGTTAAAGAAACCAGAAATGAATATACGAGAGCAAAGAAGAGAACTAAAAGAACTGAGCCAAATGATTTAACTGATAATGCTATATCAGAAGCCTTAACACTATTACAACAGTGTGCAAGTGATAGTGCTGCTTCGGAAAAACATGACTCCTACGATGTTTATGGGCAATATGTCGCAAATGAGTTGCGAAAATATGACGCTTTTACTTTAGCACATGTAAAGcatgctataaataaaattattttcgaagCGGACATGGGAGCATACCCATCATACACTGGTTATTATACTCAATCATACAGTGGGCTAAACAGTTCCAATAATACGTCTTGTCTTTCTTCCTCACCGATGCCTCCTCAATCACCGATGCCTCCTCAATCACAGATGCCTCCTACCTCACCGATGCCTCCTACCTCACCGATGCCTCCTACCCCACCGATCCCTCCTACCTCACCGATGCCCCCTCCGCCTCCTCATCCTCATTGTTAG
- the LOC112049594 gene encoding mucin-3A, which yields MFAPCLLLLFILGSINADEAPLRCDFNDTLCGWRNDESADVQWNFYNVSVGIYAFFDDDAYRTARLVSPIYDYVLVEDGCFHLECSHDGYDIKLRVYQVPVSIGVNGLLASTEEIKRKYIIHETAYNGNALIPMHLNPVSMFLPGYAEKFQIVIEASASELTFVCLEKYEIFRGKKCVEAANASVTPPPVNRNEDLQTVTTTEPSSTTTEDLSSTTEDLPSTTKDLPSTTEDLPSTTEDLPSTTPLPPTTTTQSATTAATVPMTTAPPPITMVFPAMGQLSWLNGTQPKVIEWTYTYRQYYK from the exons ATGTTTGCTCCATGTTTATTACTGTTGTTTATTTTGGGTTCCATTAATGCTGACGAAG CACCTTTACGTTGCGACTTCAATGATACACTCTGCGGTTGGAGGAATGACGAAAGTGCTGACGTTCAATGGAATTTTTATAATG ttTCTGTTGGGATCTACGCCTTTTTTGATGACGACGCGTACAGAACAGCACGCTTGGTCTCTCCCATTTACGACTATGTTTTAGTGGAGGATGGTTGTTTCCACTTGGAGTGCAGTCACGATGGGTA CGATATAAAACTCAGAGTCTACCAAGTGCCGGTGTCAATTGGAGTGAACGGGTTACTCGCGTCTACCGAagagataaaaagaaaatatattatacatgaaACAGCATATAATGGCAATGCACTCATACCGATGCATTTGAATCCTGTATCAATGTTTCTTCCAGGTTATGCAGAAAAGTTCCAG atCGTAATCGAAGCTTCCGCCAGTGAATTGACATTCGTCTGTttagaaaaatatgaaatatttcgAGGAAAAAAGTGCGTTGAAGCAGCCAACGCATCTGTAACCCCTCCACCTG TAAACCGAAACGAAGACCTGCAAACAGTAACAACAACAGAACCGTCATCAACAACAACAGAAGATTTATCATCAACAACAGAAGATTTACCATCAACAACAAAAGATTTGCCATCAACAACAGAAGATTTACCATCAACAACAGAAGATTTGCCATCAACAACACCATTACCGCCGACAACAACAACTCAGTCAGCAACAACAGCGGCCACAGTACCGATGACAACAGCTCCGCCGCCAATAAcaatggtttttccggcaatggGACAACTTTCATGGCTTAACG GTACGCAGCCAAAAGTTATAGAGTGGACTTACACGTATCGAcagtactataaataa